The Alkalihalobacillus sp. LMS6 genomic interval TTGCCAAATGTGCCTATTAAATTCGCAAGTAAAGCGAAAATACCATAAGGTGCAAATTTAATAACAAATTCGGTTAATTTCAACATGACGTCAGCACTTTCATTAATAAACGAGTAAATCGTAGGGACTTTTGATTCCCCAAGCGTAATCAAGACAATGCCAATAAACAAGGTAAATACGATAATTTGTAGTAAATTCATTTCACTTAGAGAAGCGAATACGTTTGACGGAATCCAAGACAGAAATTGTTCAGTGAGTTGAAAGGTAGTAGGTTCAATTTCTTCGCCATTCGAAAACATACCAACGGATTCAGACCCAGGCTTCATTAATAATGCAACGATAATTCCTACACTGGTAGCAAGAATACTCGTTAGGACTAAGTAGCCCATAAACCGAGCCCCTATTTGACCAAGAGATCTCGCATCCTTCATTTTCGTTATTCCTGATAATAGGGAGGTAACAACGAGTGGAACGACGAGCATTTTAAGTAATGATAAAAAAATTTCCCCAACGAATGCGATCAGTGATGCTTGTTCTCCAAGAATCAAACCAACTGTAATACCAAGAACTGCTCCAATGGCAATTTGCGTATATAAAGGTCGGTTAAACCACCATTTCATTTGTATCCGCCTCCAATAGAATCAATGATATGTATACCGCTTACATTATTAATGAAAGACGAGACGTTTCGTTAAAATTGTTTAACGTCCATTCACACGTAACAACGATTGTGTAATGTGAATAAATGTCCTCATATCGTCTAATGTATGGCAATGTAAGGGAGAGACACGTATGAGCCCTTCTAATTGAACAGATTCTAGTATCCGTTTTGAATAATAGCTTGTGGCGAGTCGCTCATATACGAGAACGCCTTTTTTTGTATAAAGCTCGACTGCTTTTGACCAAGAAAGATCATCGAAAGATAACCCTACAATAAAATCTTTTTGCTCTAAAGGTTGATCTTTAAAGTGGACAGTGAGTCCATCTAATTGGAGCAAGCCAGGTGTGTCTTGATCACCATGTAATAAAAATGTATGAAGCGCACGCTCGCGATCTTCAATGAGTGTCATCCCGTTTACGTATTGTTCACGTCTGTCCGTTGATTCACTGACGTAAGAACCGAGTGTACAAATATAGTTAACAATCTCACTAAAACCAGCATAATGTGCAGGTGCTGGCGAACCGAGACCCCATTTATCAGCGGGAGCAGCTGCGAGTTTTAGGTGAGTAATACTTGCTGCACGTTCAGAGATATACGCAAATGCCATTCCGCGGTTGCCAAACATTTTATAAGGGGCAATGTTTAACCCATCTACATCCCATTTTTCCAAATCAACGACACCATGAGGGGCATATTGAACGGCATCAATGACAATATACATTTCTGGGTTAATGGCTCGTGCTTGTTTAACTATTTCAGGAATGTCCAGAATGGCACCTGTGATATTTGATGTGGCGACAAAAGCTAATAGGTTTGTGTCTTTATCGATAAGCTCGATTATTGATTTTGTTAAAACCGTTCCTGTAAGTGGATCGGCTTCAGCAACACGTAATTCTTTTTTATGCAAGTCTGCGTAATGGACACACGCATCGTATGCGGATGGATGTTCTAATGCGGTAGTAACAATATTTCCGCCAGCTGTTGCCTGACTAAATGACCCAATCATTTCAAACATCGCTCGTGAAGCGGTGTCAATGGGTAAGATACTACCAGATGTAGCATTAAGCATGATGTGCACATCGTTTAACCCATTCTCAATAATTTTGCGAATTTCTAAAGCCATATCATGAAGGCGTTCGGGACAATCAGGATAAGAGGCAATGCGCGCATCTGCTTGTACAACATTTTTTAAACGGAGTGATCCGCCTGAGTTTTCAAAAAAAAGACGTTTGTTTCCAGTGATATCTTCATCCAAATAGTAGAATTGCTCTTGCATAAAGGAATCTAGTGGCTTGTTAAATAGTAGACTGTCCGACAAATTAAACACCCTTTTTCAAGATTTAGTTTGAGATGATCTTATCACGACTGAAAAAATAGAGTAAAATACAATTTTACAGCATTTATTATAAGTTTTTACGATATTAGTAGGGGGACTTTATGAATAAAGAGGAAGTGAACGCTTTTCTAGCAATTGTGCGATGTGGAACGATTACGAATGCGGCGACTACGCTATATGTCTCTCAATCTTCTTTAAGTCAACGACTTGCAAACTTGGAGAAGAAGCTCGACACAAAGCTAATAACAAGGGGAAAAGGAAAGGCGACCATTCGCTTAACTGAAGCAGGGCATAAATTTTTGCGTATTGCAGATGAATGGGAAAAGCTTGTGCAAGAGACAGAAGAACTTAAATATGTATCTAACAGACAAGAGTTACGTATTGGCTCCGTTGACAGTGTAAGTTCATTTATTCTCTATCCAATTTTTGAAACGATCATGAGAAAATGGCCACAAACAAGATTGAGAATTCAGACTCACCAGTCTCATGAACTTTATGCATTGATGGAGCAACGTAAAATTGATATTGGGTTTGTTTTACAGCAACGAGCAACCTATTCATTCGACATTGAGCCTTTATTTTCTGAAGAGATGTTTGTCATTATGCGAGTGGATGAGAAGCTCTACACGAAAGAATCAATGATTGACAATCAACAATTAAACCCGGAAAAGGAACTTTATATTAATTGGAGCCCTGATTATCAAGAATGGCATAATCAGTGGTGGCAAACGAATGCAACAAGTGGTATCCAGCTCGATACCGCTCATCATTTAAAGCAACTACTGCACGGTAATTATTGGGCGATTGTTCCTCTTTCTATTGTTAAAGCATTGGCGAAAGACATTCAACTGCATGTATATCGTTTAATGGACCCGCCACCACCACGAACTTGTTATATGTTATCTCGATCAAGCCAGCATGCTAAGTTTATACAATTATTTAAACAGGTGAAGGAAGGCAACTAAAAGGTGAAATTACCGATAAAGATCATTAAAAAAAGCCACTCATTCGTCAGAGCGACCTTTTTCTTCGCGTAGTTGCTGGAGTTCATCTAGCAGTTGCTTTTGCGTAGCTTCCATTTCTTCTAAACGCTTTTGAGTGACGTGTTGATCTTGTTGGAGTTGTTCGATTACTTGTGCTTCACTGGT includes:
- a CDS encoding LysR family transcriptional regulator codes for the protein MNKEEVNAFLAIVRCGTITNAATTLYVSQSSLSQRLANLEKKLDTKLITRGKGKATIRLTEAGHKFLRIADEWEKLVQETEELKYVSNRQELRIGSVDSVSSFILYPIFETIMRKWPQTRLRIQTHQSHELYALMEQRKIDIGFVLQQRATYSFDIEPLFSEEMFVIMRVDEKLYTKESMIDNQQLNPEKELYINWSPDYQEWHNQWWQTNATSGIQLDTAHHLKQLLHGNYWAIVPLSIVKALAKDIQLHVYRLMDPPPPRTCYMLSRSSQHAKFIQLFKQVKEGN
- a CDS encoding aminotransferase class V-fold PLP-dependent enzyme, which encodes MSDSLLFNKPLDSFMQEQFYYLDEDITGNKRLFFENSGGSLRLKNVVQADARIASYPDCPERLHDMALEIRKIIENGLNDVHIMLNATSGSILPIDTASRAMFEMIGSFSQATAGGNIVTTALEHPSAYDACVHYADLHKKELRVAEADPLTGTVLTKSIIELIDKDTNLLAFVATSNITGAILDIPEIVKQARAINPEMYIVIDAVQYAPHGVVDLEKWDVDGLNIAPYKMFGNRGMAFAYISERAASITHLKLAAAPADKWGLGSPAPAHYAGFSEIVNYICTLGSYVSESTDRREQYVNGMTLIEDRERALHTFLLHGDQDTPGLLQLDGLTVHFKDQPLEQKDFIVGLSFDDLSWSKAVELYTKKGVLVYERLATSYYSKRILESVQLEGLIRVSPLHCHTLDDMRTFIHITQSLLRVNGR